A region from the Polaribacter sp. Hel1_33_78 genome encodes:
- a CDS encoding RagB/SusD family nutrient uptake outer membrane protein has product MKNIKIIQYFLVILITFSACDDFVDVDPIGVEAEDYFNSEEEYESALLGAYDLLQATFQNVLISVVASDDIIAGGDAFNYDQPTLQNINSMIHTPADNNQLREVWQLMYAGINRANYVLEFKEKTEFAGRDAIIAQAYFLRAYFTFELTKFFGDVPLSFEERNGVNRMVDKRILFGQEFDVNRVGSIADVYSLIEEDLKEAITKLPASSQTEAYKITKGAAQALLGKVYLYHGTFDNSKFAEAANQLGLVANNANYSLVQGDNYLNLFESTGENGSEAVFEIQYTGVEAAGWGCIICSEGSYFVQYNGPRSPYDGTEYRSGWGFNLPTQQLYDLFDANDLRRDVTFLDLRDQQDIYSQGRDDTGFFNKKYLPRKADDRVGSDPLNHPNNYRAIRLADVLLMAAEAEVQSGGSNGESYLNQVRERAYGNNSQDYTAAEGSLLEAIYTERRKELAGEGHRFFDLVRTGKAKSAFDAFNASKPAEFNTVNYIENKHGIFPIPLVELQLANAVEKWGQNPNY; this is encoded by the coding sequence ATGAAGAATATAAAAATAATACAGTATTTTTTAGTAATACTAATAACTTTTTCAGCATGTGATGATTTTGTGGATGTAGATCCTATAGGGGTTGAAGCAGAAGATTACTTTAATTCTGAGGAAGAATACGAAAGTGCTCTTTTAGGAGCTTATGATTTATTGCAGGCTACATTTCAGAATGTTTTAATAAGTGTAGTTGCTTCGGATGATATTATTGCTGGTGGAGATGCATTTAATTATGATCAACCAACACTGCAGAATATCAATTCAATGATTCATACTCCTGCCGATAATAATCAGTTAAGAGAAGTATGGCAGTTAATGTATGCTGGAATTAATAGAGCTAATTATGTTTTAGAGTTTAAAGAAAAAACAGAATTTGCAGGTAGAGATGCAATTATAGCACAAGCATATTTTTTAAGAGCTTATTTTACATTTGAATTGACAAAGTTTTTTGGGGATGTTCCATTGAGTTTTGAAGAAAGAAATGGTGTAAATAGAATGGTCGACAAAAGAATTTTATTTGGACAAGAGTTTGACGTTAATAGAGTTGGTAGTATCGCAGATGTCTATAGTTTAATAGAAGAGGATTTAAAGGAAGCCATTACGAAATTACCTGCTTCATCTCAAACGGAGGCATATAAAATCACAAAAGGTGCTGCTCAAGCATTATTGGGTAAAGTATATTTATATCATGGTACATTTGATAACTCCAAATTTGCAGAAGCTGCTAATCAACTTGGATTAGTAGCGAACAACGCAAATTATAGTTTAGTTCAAGGAGATAATTATTTAAACTTATTCGAAAGTACGGGAGAGAATGGCTCTGAAGCTGTTTTTGAAATCCAATATACAGGAGTTGAAGCTGCTGGATGGGGGTGTATTATTTGTTCTGAAGGTTCGTACTTCGTTCAATACAATGGACCAAGATCACCATATGATGGCACAGAATATAGATCAGGTTGGGGATTTAATTTACCAACACAACAGTTGTACGATTTGTTTGACGCGAACGATTTAAGAAGAGATGTTACCTTTCTTGATTTAAGAGATCAACAGGATATCTATTCTCAAGGTAGAGATGATACTGGGTTTTTTAATAAAAAATATTTACCGCGCAAAGCTGATGATAGAGTGGGGTCAGATCCATTAAATCATCCTAATAATTATAGAGCTATTCGTTTAGCAGATGTATTATTAATGGCTGCAGAGGCAGAAGTTCAGAGTGGTGGTTCAAACGGGGAATCTTATTTAAACCAAGTTAGAGAAAGAGCATATGGTAATAATAGTCAAGATTATACTGCTGCTGAAGGTTCTTTGCTAGAAGCAATTTATACAGAAAGACGTAAAGAGTTAGCCGGTGAAGGTCATCGTTTTTTCGATTTGGTTAGAACAGGTAAAGCTAAAAGTGCATTTGATGCATTTAATGCAAGCAAACCAGCAGAATTTAATACGGTAAATTACATAGAAAATAAACACGGAATTTTTCCGATACCTTTAGTGGAATTACAATTAGCAAATGCGGTAGAAAAATGGGGTCAGAACCCAAATTATTAA